One window of the Labeo rohita strain BAU-BD-2019 chromosome 9, IGBB_LRoh.1.0, whole genome shotgun sequence genome contains the following:
- the b3galt1b gene encoding beta-1,3-galactosyltransferase 1, with translation MPSKVSCLYVLTVVCWASALWYLSISRPTSSYVSQLSVPARKTPKAHKNNATTTFGNIRTRPLNPHAFDFIINEPKKCETNVPFLVILITTTHKEFDARQAIRETWGDESTFSDLRIITLFLLGRSTDTVLNQMVEQESEIFHDIVVEDFIDSYHNLTLKTLMGMRWVATFCNQAKYVMKTDSDIFVNMDNLVYKLLKPATKPRRRYFTGYVINGGPIRDMRSKWYMPRDLYPESKYPPFCSGTGYVFSADVAELIYKTSLHTRLLHLEDVYVGVCLRKLGIHPYQNSGFNHWKMAYSLCRYRRVITVHQISPEEMHRIWNDMTSKKHLKC, from the coding sequence ATGCCTTCAAAAGTGTCATGCCTCTACGTGTTGACGGTCGTTTGCTGGGCCAGTGCTCTGTGGTACCTAAGCATATCCCGTCCCACGTCATCCTACGTGAGCCAACTCTCCGTTCCGGCGCGTAAAACGCCAAAAGCGCACAAGAACAACGCCACCACGACCTTTGGAAACATCCGTACGCGTCCACTGAACCCCCACGCCTTTGACTTCATCATCAACGAGCCCAAGAAATGCGAAACCAACGTGCCCTTCCTCGTCATTCTCATCACGACCACGCACAAAGAGTTCGATGCCCGCCAGGCCATCAGGGAAACGTGGGGCGACGAAAGCACCTTTAGCGACCTTCGCATCATCACGCTGTTTCTTCTCGGACGCAGCACGGACACTGTGCTCAACCAGATGGTGGAGCAAGAGAGCGAGATCTTTCACGACATCGTAGTCGAGGACTTTATCGACTCGTACCACAATCTCACCCTCAAAACACTGATGGGAATGCGCTGGGTGGCCACGTTCTGCAACCAAGCCAAGTACGTGATGAAAACGGACAGCGATATCTTCGTTAACATGGACAATTTGGTGTATAAACTCTTGAAGCCAGCCACCAAACCTCGACGGAGGTACTTCACAGGATACGTCATCAACGGCGGACCCATTCGGGACATGCGCAGCAAGTGGTACATGCCCAGAGACCTTTACCCCGAGAGCAAGTACCCGCCGTTTTGCTCCGGTACCGGGTACGTGTTCTCGGCGGACGTCGCGGAGCTCATCTACAAGACTTCCTTGCACACCAGACTCTTGCATCTGGAGGACGTTTACGTCGGGGTGTGTTTGAGGAAGCTAGGCATCCACCCGTATCAGAACAGTGGCTTCAATCACTGGAAAATGGCCTACAGTCTTTGCAGGTACCGGCGAGTCATTACCGTGCACCAGATCTCCCCCGAGGAGATGCACCGCATCTGGAACGACATGACCAGCAAGAAGCATCTCAAGTGTTAG